The Candidatus Nomurabacteria bacterium DNA segment ATTACTGGTGATCACCGGGTTACTGCTCAGGCGATTGCCAAAGAAATAGGTATCTGGCATGAGGGTGATGAGGTTCTTACCGGAATGGAAATTGACAGGATGTTTGATGGTGAATTGTCGAAGAAGCTTGATCTGGTGTCGGTATTTGCTCGGGTTAATCCAGAACACAAGATGAGAATTATTGGCGCGTATCGCGCGCGCGGTGAAGTGGTGGCGATGACGGGGGACGGCGTTAACGATGCACCATCTCTGGTGGCCGCTGATCTTGGTGTGGCAATGGGTAATATCGGAACCGAAGTGGCAAAAGAGGCTTCGGATATTGTTCTTCTTGATGACAATCTGGAGAGTATCGTGGCAGCAATCGAGGAGGGTCGTAGCATTTATCGGACGATTAAAAAAGTCATCCTCTACCTCTTCTCTACCGGAATGGGTGAGGTGTTCACGATTGTGGGGGCGCTCGTGCTGGGCTATCCCTTGCCCATTTTGGCGGCACAAATTATTTGGCTAAATTTTGTAACCGACGGTTTTCTCGATGTCTCTCTGGCAATGGAACCGAAGGAGGATCACTTGATTGATGGTCGGTTTGAGAAACCAAAAAAATATCTCGTGGATAAATTAATGACCAGAAGGATGGTGCTAATGTCTGCGGCGATGGCGATTGGCACACTGTATCTTTTTAAGAATTATTACGAAGCCGATCTAGCAAAGGCCTGGACGATGTCGCTCACCGTCTTGGCCTCTTTTCAGTGGTTCAACGCTTGGAATTGTCGTTCGGAGAGCAAGTCAGTCTTTAGCCTGAGCCCATTTTCTAATCTCTATTTACTTGGTGCGACAGGGATCGTCGTGATTCTCCAATTGTTGGCGGTCTATACTCCGGTTATGAACACTTTTTTGAAAACAGTGCCGCTGAATTATTCCGACTGGGCAATTGCCATTTCTGTTTCTGCATCGATTGTTTTGGTTGAGGAAATCCGCAAGTTGTTTGAACGTTTGCGTGCGACGCGGAGACAGGCTGTGCAATAAAAAAACAGACCCCGTGTGGGGTCTGTTTTTTGCTTTTTCCTATTGAGTAGGGTTTGTTGGCATCTCTGGAGCTGGAGTCATTGGGGTCTCTGGGGTAACAACTCCTTCAGCTGGGTTTTTTGTTGTCTCGTCCATGTTGTATAAGATTAATTGACAATAAAATACGCAACAGCCAGTCGACCAAACTCACTGTCATCAGTATGGCTAGAAGTATAGACCAGTGAATAGATAAATGCAAGTTGTGCTAGAATATGGGAATGGATGGTTATGTTGCAAATATTGAGAAGTTGTCGCTTGGAAACGATAATTTTCGTCAGGTTTTATACACCGACAAGAATAGTCAATTGGTTCTGATGTCGCTTCTGCCGGGAGAAGAAATTGGTGAAGAGATTCATGATGTTGATCAGTTTCTGCGGGTGGAAAAAGGGGAGGGAATCGCAATCCTGAATGACATTTCTCACGCGATTACTGATGGTAGCGTTGTGGTTGTGCCGGCTGGTGCAAAACACAATATCGTGAACGGTGGCTCCGGCTCAATGAAACTTTACACGTTGTATATGCCACCGCATCACCGCGACGGGGTTATCCACAAAACCAAGGCCGAGGCAGATGCCGACCCGGAACATTTTGATGGTAAAACGACGGAGTAAGTAGAGCCCGATAAGGATATTCACGCGTTGAGCCTGCGCTCAACGACCAGGGCGGCGGTGATGGTAAATATAAGCACAAGGATAAAGAGCGGCATAATCTCTCCGTAGGAGAACGGTGTATTTTTTATGAGTGCAAGGGCGAGGACGGAGAGCCAGGATACGAGAGAAACAGCGCCACAAGAGAATGCCACCATTCGCGGTCGGCGTTCTTTTGGTGAATCAAGGAATCTGCGGTGGGCAAGATGCGGCTTGACCAGGTGATGCAGGAGATAGCCGTTGATACTCAAAATGAGGACGATACTCATCTTCGCCAGGAACTTCGCCGAGGCGGAGTACATCACGGGGTCAGAGAGAAATATTCCGATACCGCTCACGATGATGACGACGAGGGAGACCCAGACAACAGTGGAGAGGGTATTGAGTACATTGAGCTCCCGGTTACTGAACTTTTTGTCATGACTATAGAAAGTGAAGAAGACGTCGGATACGAGTGCTCCGCCGATACCAGCGATGGCGCTTATGATATGGGTGACAGTGAACAAAGGTTTTGATTCGATGAAGAATTCCATGACGCTAAGCAGGGTCGCGTCCTATTTTACTTGATGTTCTAACCCACTTCAATTTTCTAGTGAAGTGGATATTAATGATTCAACACGTCTAAACTGCTCATCTTCTAGTTTGACGGTTTGGGTCATAAATAACGCAAGCAGTGAGATCATGATGGCGAAAATGGCAATCCTCACCGAAAAAGAGGAGATCTTTATAGATTTCTCGGAAGAATTCTTGGCCTCCTTTGCTGTCTGACGTGCGAGCTTCAGTTCAGTGTAGTCAATATATTTGAAAAACGC contains these protein-coding regions:
- a CDS encoding cupin domain-containing protein — protein: MDGYVANIEKLSLGNDNFRQVLYTDKNSQLVLMSLLPGEEIGEEIHDVDQFLRVEKGEGIAILNDISHAITDGSVVVVPAGAKHNIVNGGSGSMKLYTLYMPPHHRDGVIHKTKAEADADPEHFDGKTTE